The window AAAGATTCCCACTGGTGGCTCATCATGGAGGACTCCAACCAGTTCTCTTGAGAGAGGGAATGTGTATGGCAGGGAGGATGACCAGAAGGCCTTAGTCCAGATGCTGAAGGACAACAATGAGCATCACCTGTCTGTGATAGCTATTGTTGGCATAGGTGGGGTTGGTAAAACAACTTTAGCCCAATGGCTGTACAACAATCAGGAGGAGTTCATGAAGGGATTTGATCTGAAAGCATGGGTTTGCGTTTCGGAGAAGTTTGAAGTTGCTGAGACTACAAAGAATGTCATAAAGCAGCTCCATGGAGGTACTTGTAGTCTCGATGATTTCAATTCACTTCACAATGCTTTGAAAGGAGAATTGTCCAATAAGAAGTTCTTTCTTGTTCTTGATGATGTTTGGAGTGATGATGCTGACAAATGGAGAAATTTTATGACCCCTTTCCAACAAAATGGGAATAAGggaagtattcttcttctgactaCTCGGGAAGAAAATGTTGCTTCCGCAGTTCAAAATTGTCACCCTTATTTTCTCAGGAAGTTGTCGGAGGACCATTGTTGGTCAGTGTTTGCGGAAAATGCATCTTTTCCACAATCAAATTGGAGTGCAGCACTTGAAGAAATAGGCAGAAAGATTGTCAAGAAGTGCGATGGCTTGCCATTAGCTGCAGAAACACTTGGTCGCTTGTTACGTACTAAGCATGATGTTGAGGAATGGAACAAGATACTAATGAGTCATATTTGGGAATTTTCGGTGGAGAAGAGTAAGATTATTCCAGCATTACTGATAAGTTACTTCCATCTTCCTCCACATTTAAAGGGTTGTTTTGTTTACTGTGCTCTATATCCCAAAGATTATAAATTTGAGAAGGATGAATTAATCCTTATGTGGATAGCAGAAGATCTTTTACCACCAccaaagagaggagagagtttAGAAGAAGTTGGTTGCGAGTGTTTTGATGAACTTACTTCCAGATTATTTTTCACGAAGAGTGAAGGCTTTCGTCATTATTTTGTGATGCATGATCTCTTGCATGACTTAGCAATATTCCTTGCTGGAGACTTCTACTGCAACTCAGAAGAACTTGGTAAAGAGGAGGAGATAAAGATTCAGACTCGGCATTTGTTTGTGGATTTATATCATTGTAGCTCAAAACTTTATAATTCTATTTCTAAAGTAGAATCTTTGagaacattattattgttggacgATTTCTCATCTCCCGACTCCAACACTGAAGCGGCAACATATGAGATATTATCAAAGTGTAAATACTTGAGAGCTTTATCCTTCTGTAAACGTAAAATGAGAGGTTTATCCTTCAGTGTACCTGTTGTGGTGCCTGATTCAATTAAAGAATTAGTCCATCTGCGCTACTTGGATCTGTCTTGGTCGAATATTAAGACATTGCCAGAGTCTTTGTGCAACTTGTCTAATTTGCAAACCTTGAAGTTGTATCATTGTCGTAAGCTAACTACGCTGCCTAGTGGTTTGCATAAACTTTTGAAGTTGCAACATCTCGATATTAGAAAAACTGCTTTGGAAGAAATGCCCAGAAAAATAAGCGAATTGAAAGAGTTGCACGTTTTAAGTTCCTTTGTTGTCGGCAAGCATGAAGACAATGGAATCCATGAGCTAGGGGGGCTGGAAAATCTTCATGGACCCCTTGAGATTAAGAAGTTGGAGAATATTGTTGATGTGAAAGAAGCAGAGAGTGCAAAGATAATGGATAAGAAGCACATTCATCAATTATGGTTGGAATGGTCTTCAGGCGAAGATATGGTTTCAAGCTCAGAAAGAGAAAAAGTCATGCTTGATAAGTTGCAACCGCAGAATGGGTTGAAAAAGTTGAAAATCAAGGGATACAAGGGTACAATATTTCCAGATTGGTTGGGGAACTGTTCCTACCAAAACATGACACGCGTATCTCTAGAGTCTTGCAAGAATTGCTGCATGCTGCCCTCACTTGGACAGCTGCCATCTCTTAAGTCCCTCAGCATTGGAGTTTTGGATCAGCTGAGGAGTATTGGCGAGGAGTTTTACAAGAATGAAGGAGATCATCATTCTTCGCATATTGCACCGTTTCCCTCACTGGAGACTTTGGTATTTTATGACATGCCATGTTGGGAGGTGTGGCACGTATCTGAGTCGGAAACATTTCCTCAACTTAGGAAGTTTCAAATAACAAATTGCCCAATGTTGAAGGAAGAGATGCTTAATCAGGTCTTCTTTAGAATCGTTTCTTCTTTGTCGGATGTTTCCAAAGTTCGCAAACTAAGTATAGGCGACGAAATGTATCCACAGATGAAGACCATGATTCTTGATGGGGACAGTTTCTCAGTTAGGGGATGTGAATCTGTGAGGGAGTCTGCATTAAAGGCAATGAAGAGCATGAACCATCTAAGTTGCCTGCAAGAAATAGACATCTCAGGGTGTTCCTCTCATGTATCCTTTCCGGGCAATTGTTTTCCCAAATCTTTGCAAAAGCTGAAACTCTCCCAGTGTAGTAAACTAGAATTCCCAGAGCAACAGCAGCACAAGTATGATTTGGTAGACCTACAAATGGCATACAGCTGTGATTCACTGACTTCCTTGTCGTTGGATGTCTTTCCCAATCTCAAGAATCTCGGGATATATGAGTGTAGGAATCTGGAATCAGTGTCAATGTCAGAGGCACCACACGCTGCTCTTCAACGTCTCTCCATCAGTAGATGCGACAAATTAGTGTCATTAGCAGGAGAAGGACTGGCTGCACCCAACTTGACTCATCTCGGCGTCGCATATTGCAACAAGTTGGAGGCATTACCACGTGACATGAATAGTCTACTCCCAAGTTTAGACTCTCTCCGGATATATGGCTGCCCAAACATTTGCAGGTTGCCAGAGGGTGGTTTGTGGCCTAACTTGAAAGAGCTTCAAGTGGGAATTTGCGAACAACAAATGAGGGATCTATCATGGATGCCCAACTTCCACGCCCTCACTCTTCTTGCAATTGATGGTGCTATGTGTAAGAACATAAAGTCATACCCAGAGGTGGGTTCGCTGCCTCACCTTCCCTCTCTTACCACTCTGAGACTCTATCAATTTCCAAATCTGGAGACATTGGAGTGCAACGAGCTTCTCCGCCTCACCTCCCTTCAacaattaataattcaagaatgtgAGAACCTGGAGAATATGGAAGGAGAAAAGCTGCCTCCCTCTCTCTTGCTACTCAAAATTCAATACTGTGATTTGCTGGGAGAACACTGCAAGAACAAGCATCAACTAATCTGGCCCAAAATTTCCCACATTCGCACCATTGAAGTGGACTCCAAACAAATTGTCTGAACAGAGATTTCTGTGCAGGTAATTCTCTAATCTTCATGATTCACACAAGCTACCACAATTAAATTCACACATGCACAAGTCATACCAAAAAAATGATAGCTTGATTTGTGGAAAGAAAACAGTTAAACAATGGTGTTTTTTCTTTGCCTAATCTTTATGTTTATGCTTAACCAAATTCATTGTACATATCAAATTAAATACGGCTATTAAAATCGTTTACGAGATTGAAAATGTACTTGTTTCTAatcctttttttttatcaaagttaCCTATCGTGCTAGAAGATTCAAGGTAAAAGGAATCAGCATGAGGTATATAAGCTTTCAAAATAAAAGGATCAAATTATTGCTGTATAATCTTTTCTAACAGTAACTATTTCTTCCTTGTCTTGCTTGTATACAGAGATAGACTGTCCAACGTGCTATCTGAAATCATTGGTAACATATTGTACCATATCTATCCTTATCATCAGCAAGAACTAGAAGAGTAAGTTGGGATTTATGCCTTCAACTGCTTGCTGGATTTGTAACTCTTAAGTTGAATAGATGGAGAGTTATTCATATTATTATACACTCATCTAATGCCTTGTATAATTTCTTTTGAACACGCTATAGCTAATGTCATTAGAAGGTCAAGTTGCGATGAAGCCATCAGACAACAATTTCATCTCTATCAACTTCACTTATTGGTTAGActctatccttttttttttttttgaaattattatttttaaataaactaaaatatagGCATACCATGAATTTAGCCAATGGTCTTTATCCTGGTATGTGCAGTTTGGA is drawn from Arachis hypogaea cultivar Tifrunner chromosome 12, arahy.Tifrunner.gnm2.J5K5, whole genome shotgun sequence and contains these coding sequences:
- the LOC112726345 gene encoding putative disease resistance RPP13-like protein 1 isoform X1 — translated: MAGELVGGAFLNGFLNVVFDRLLTTDAVNLVLGKKLGRDLVERLKTTLLGAEALVADAEMKQFGNSSVKEWLDNLRDAVYCAEDLLDSVLIKAKTGEKVRSSWPISFFKDRHREMVDRMEEVVTRIQHLGNQKDSLGLEKIPTGGSSWRTPTSSLERGNVYGREDDQKALVQMLKDNNEHHLSVIAIVGIGGVGKTTLAQWLYNNQEEFMKGFDLKAWVCVSEKFEVAETTKNVIKQLHGGTCSLDDFNSLHNALKGELSNKKFFLVLDDVWSDDADKWRNFMTPFQQNGNKGSILLLTTREENVASAVQNCHPYFLRKLSEDHCWSVFAENASFPQSNWSAALEEIGRKIVKKCDGLPLAAETLGRLLRTKHDVEEWNKILMSHIWEFSVEKSKIIPALLISYFHLPPHLKGCFVYCALYPKDYKFEKDELILMWIAEDLLPPPKRGESLEEVGCECFDELTSRLFFTKSEGFRHYFVMHDLLHDLAIFLAGDFYCNSEELGKEEEIKIQTRHLFVDLYHCSSKLYNSISKVESLRTLLLLDDFSSPDSNTEAATYEILSKCKYLRALSFCKRKMRGLSFSVPVVVPDSIKELVHLRYLDLSWSNIKTLPESLCNLSNLQTLKLYHCRKLTTLPSGLHKLLKLQHLDIRKTALEEMPRKISELKELHVLSSFVVGKHEDNGIHELGGLENLHGPLEIKKLENIVDVKEAESAKIMDKKHIHQLWLEWSSGEDMVSSSEREKVMLDKLQPQNGLKKLKIKGYKGTIFPDWLGNCSYQNMTRVSLESCKNCCMLPSLGQLPSLKSLSIGVLDQLRSIGEEFYKNEGDHHSSHIAPFPSLETLVFYDMPCWEVWHVSESETFPQLRKFQITNCPMLKEEMLNQVFFRIVSSLSDVSKVRKLSIGDEMYPQMKTMILDGDSFSVRGCESVRESALKAMKSMNHLSCLQEIDISGCSSHVSFPGNCFPKSLQKLKLSQCSKLEFPEQQQHKYDLVDLQMAYSCDSLTSLSLDVFPNLKNLGIYECRNLESVSMSEAPHAALQRLSISRCDKLVSLAGEGLAAPNLTHLGVAYCNKLEALPRDMNSLLPSLDSLRIYGCPNICRLPEGGLWPNLKELQVGICEQQMRDLSWMPNFHALTLLAIDGAMCKNIKSYPEVGSLPHLPSLTTLRLYQFPNLETLECNELLRLTSLQQLIIQECENLENMEGEKLPPSLLLLKIQYCDLLGEHCKNKHQLIWPKISHIRTIEVDSKQIV